One Malus domestica chromosome 11, GDT2T_hap1 genomic region harbors:
- the LOC139189339 gene encoding uncharacterized protein isoform X2, whose translation MGKRERQRAKLDWDELSEEELEQIHKYPSKSAAEHSSSDDDEANEDLSLKIVEKALLMRATKLAPDNNADVSGEPSGGLVELPSSSPSPEDEVAGAVLDTKKVRRKERMKKIKKMKIEDQAVLPKEEEKVEAANAVDLAETKQLENVEFTDNVVLRKLLRGPRYFDPPDSSWGACFNCGEEGHAAVNCTVAKRKKPCFVCGNLEHNAKHCRRGQDCFICKKGGHHAKDCPEKQNGGSLKSQICLKCGDSGHDMLLCRNNYSNDDLKEIQCYVCKRFGHLCCVKYVYTSTWEVSCYKCGSMGHTGMACINLLGGETTGFGSPRLCYKCGEGGHIARECASSVNVHKRFGESSNYSTPVLKRHKEKRDYTGFKSAPHDLNKVHKRKQTQFEERVFTTPQKEKHRCGWIMDNPGDFSPRKGKKNNRKSPAHHLIGVIGFLV comes from the exons ATGGGCAAGAGAGAGAGGCAAAGGGCCAAGCTCGATTGGGACGAACTGAGCGAAGAAGAACTAGAACAAATCCATAAATACCCTTCGAAATCTGCCGCCGAGCACAGCAGCAGCGACGACGATGAGGCCAACGAAGATCTCAGCCTCAAAATCGTCGAGAAAGCTTTGTTAATGCGGGCGACAAAGTTGGCACCCGATAACAACGCTGACGTGTCTGGCGAGCCGAGTGGCGGTTTGGTTGAACTCCCTTCTTCGTCTCCTTCGCCAGAAGATGAAGTTGCGGGTGCAGTTTTGGATACTAAGAAGGTAAGGAGGAAGGAGAGGATGAAGAAGATtaagaagatgaagattgaaGATCAAGCT GTTCTTCCAAAAGAGGAAGAGAAGGTAGAGGCGGCTAATGCTGTAGATTTGGCCGAGACAAAACAACTGGAAAATGTTGAGTTTACCGACAATGTTGTGCTGCGGAAACTTCTA CGGGGACCAAGGTATTTTGATCCTCCAGATAGTAGCTGGGGAGCATGCTTTAACTGTGGTGAAGAAGGTCATGCGGCAGTGAATTGTACCGTAGCTAAGCGAAAGAAGCCGTGCTTTGTTTGTGGCAATTTGGAGCACAATGCCAAACACTGCAGAAGG GGACAAGATTGCTTTATCTGCAAAAAAGGTGGACATCATGCTAAAGACTGTCCAGAAAAGCAGAATGGTGGCTCATTGAAGTCCCAAATATGTCTAAAATGTGGAGATTCTGGACATGATATGTTATTGTGCAGGAATAATTATTCAAATGATGATCTTAAG GAAATCCAATGCTATGTCTGCAAGAGATTTGGTCATTTATGTTGTGTCAAGTATGTTTATACTAGTACGTGGGAAGTTTCCTGTTACAAATGTGGTTCAATGGGACATACTGGTATG GCATGCATAAACTTACTTGGTGGGGAAACCACTGGTTTTGGTTCACCTCGGTTATGCTACAAGTGTGGTGAAGGTGGTCATATTGCTCGTGAATGTGCAAGTTCGGTCAAT GTTCACAAAAGATTTGGGGAATCATCTAATTATTCTACTCCAGTTTTGAAACGTCATAAGGAAAAGAGAGACTACACGGGATTCAAGTCTGCTCCTCATGACCTAAATAAGGTCCATAAAAGGAAACAGACCCAATTTGAAGAAAGAGTTTTTACAACACCACAAAAGGAAAAACATAGATGTGGCTGGATAATGGATAATCCAGGGGACTTTTCCCCTAGAAAAGGCAAAAAGAACAATAGGAAGTCTCCGGCACACCATTTAATAGGGGTCATAGGGTTCCTAGTTTGA
- the LOC139189339 gene encoding uncharacterized protein isoform X3, which yields MGKRERQRAKLDWDELSEEELEQIHKYPSKSAAEHSSSDDDEANEDLSLKIVEKALLMRATKLAPDNNADVSGEPSGGLVELPSSSPSPEDEVAGAVLDTKKVRRKERMKKIKKMKIEDQAVLPKEEEKVEAANAVDLAETKQLENVEFTDNVVLRKLLRGPRYFDPPDSSWGACFNCGEEGHAAVNCTVAKRKKPCFVCGNLEHNAKHCRRGQDCFICKKGGHHAKDCPEKQNGGSLKSQICLKCGDSGHDMLLCRNNYSNDDLKEIQCYVCKRFGHLCCVKYVYTSTWEVSCYKCGSMGHTGMHKLTWWGNHWFWFTSVMLQVW from the exons ATGGGCAAGAGAGAGAGGCAAAGGGCCAAGCTCGATTGGGACGAACTGAGCGAAGAAGAACTAGAACAAATCCATAAATACCCTTCGAAATCTGCCGCCGAGCACAGCAGCAGCGACGACGATGAGGCCAACGAAGATCTCAGCCTCAAAATCGTCGAGAAAGCTTTGTTAATGCGGGCGACAAAGTTGGCACCCGATAACAACGCTGACGTGTCTGGCGAGCCGAGTGGCGGTTTGGTTGAACTCCCTTCTTCGTCTCCTTCGCCAGAAGATGAAGTTGCGGGTGCAGTTTTGGATACTAAGAAGGTAAGGAGGAAGGAGAGGATGAAGAAGATtaagaagatgaagattgaaGATCAAGCT GTTCTTCCAAAAGAGGAAGAGAAGGTAGAGGCGGCTAATGCTGTAGATTTGGCCGAGACAAAACAACTGGAAAATGTTGAGTTTACCGACAATGTTGTGCTGCGGAAACTTCTA CGGGGACCAAGGTATTTTGATCCTCCAGATAGTAGCTGGGGAGCATGCTTTAACTGTGGTGAAGAAGGTCATGCGGCAGTGAATTGTACCGTAGCTAAGCGAAAGAAGCCGTGCTTTGTTTGTGGCAATTTGGAGCACAATGCCAAACACTGCAGAAGG GGACAAGATTGCTTTATCTGCAAAAAAGGTGGACATCATGCTAAAGACTGTCCAGAAAAGCAGAATGGTGGCTCATTGAAGTCCCAAATATGTCTAAAATGTGGAGATTCTGGACATGATATGTTATTGTGCAGGAATAATTATTCAAATGATGATCTTAAG GAAATCCAATGCTATGTCTGCAAGAGATTTGGTCATTTATGTTGTGTCAAGTATGTTTATACTAGTACGTGGGAAGTTTCCTGTTACAAATGTGGTTCAATGGGACATACTG GCATGCATAAACTTACTTGGTGGGGAAACCACTGGTTTTGGTTCACCTCGGTTATGCTACAAGTGTGGTGA
- the LOC139189339 gene encoding uncharacterized protein isoform X1: protein MGKRERQRAKLDWDELSEEELEQIHKYPSKSAAEHSSSDDDEANEDLSLKIVEKALLMRATKLAPDNNADVSGEPSGGLVELPSSSPSPEDEVAGAVLDTKKVRRKERMKKIKKMKIEDQAVLPKEEEKVEAANAVDLAETKQLENVEFTDNVVLRKLLRGPRYFDPPDSSWGACFNCGEEGHAAVNCTVAKRKKPCFVCGNLEHNAKHCRRGQDCFICKKGGHHAKDCPEKQNGGSLKSQICLKCGDSGHDMLLCRNNYSNDDLKEIQCYVCKRFGHLCCVKYVYTSTWEVSCYKCGSMGHTGMACINLLGGETTGFGSPRLCYKCGEGGHIARECASSVNVTLSVHKRFGESSNYSTPVLKRHKEKRDYTGFKSAPHDLNKVHKRKQTQFEERVFTTPQKEKHRCGWIMDNPGDFSPRKGKKNNRKSPAHHLIGVIGFLV from the exons ATGGGCAAGAGAGAGAGGCAAAGGGCCAAGCTCGATTGGGACGAACTGAGCGAAGAAGAACTAGAACAAATCCATAAATACCCTTCGAAATCTGCCGCCGAGCACAGCAGCAGCGACGACGATGAGGCCAACGAAGATCTCAGCCTCAAAATCGTCGAGAAAGCTTTGTTAATGCGGGCGACAAAGTTGGCACCCGATAACAACGCTGACGTGTCTGGCGAGCCGAGTGGCGGTTTGGTTGAACTCCCTTCTTCGTCTCCTTCGCCAGAAGATGAAGTTGCGGGTGCAGTTTTGGATACTAAGAAGGTAAGGAGGAAGGAGAGGATGAAGAAGATtaagaagatgaagattgaaGATCAAGCT GTTCTTCCAAAAGAGGAAGAGAAGGTAGAGGCGGCTAATGCTGTAGATTTGGCCGAGACAAAACAACTGGAAAATGTTGAGTTTACCGACAATGTTGTGCTGCGGAAACTTCTA CGGGGACCAAGGTATTTTGATCCTCCAGATAGTAGCTGGGGAGCATGCTTTAACTGTGGTGAAGAAGGTCATGCGGCAGTGAATTGTACCGTAGCTAAGCGAAAGAAGCCGTGCTTTGTTTGTGGCAATTTGGAGCACAATGCCAAACACTGCAGAAGG GGACAAGATTGCTTTATCTGCAAAAAAGGTGGACATCATGCTAAAGACTGTCCAGAAAAGCAGAATGGTGGCTCATTGAAGTCCCAAATATGTCTAAAATGTGGAGATTCTGGACATGATATGTTATTGTGCAGGAATAATTATTCAAATGATGATCTTAAG GAAATCCAATGCTATGTCTGCAAGAGATTTGGTCATTTATGTTGTGTCAAGTATGTTTATACTAGTACGTGGGAAGTTTCCTGTTACAAATGTGGTTCAATGGGACATACTGGTATG GCATGCATAAACTTACTTGGTGGGGAAACCACTGGTTTTGGTTCACCTCGGTTATGCTACAAGTGTGGTGAAGGTGGTCATATTGCTCGTGAATGTGCAAGTTCGGTCAATGTAACTCTCAGT GTTCACAAAAGATTTGGGGAATCATCTAATTATTCTACTCCAGTTTTGAAACGTCATAAGGAAAAGAGAGACTACACGGGATTCAAGTCTGCTCCTCATGACCTAAATAAGGTCCATAAAAGGAAACAGACCCAATTTGAAGAAAGAGTTTTTACAACACCACAAAAGGAAAAACATAGATGTGGCTGGATAATGGATAATCCAGGGGACTTTTCCCCTAGAAAAGGCAAAAAGAACAATAGGAAGTCTCCGGCACACCATTTAATAGGGGTCATAGGGTTCCTAGTTTGA